A genome region from Triticum aestivum cultivar Chinese Spring chromosome 2B, IWGSC CS RefSeq v2.1, whole genome shotgun sequence includes the following:
- the LOC123042049 gene encoding FCS-Like Zinc finger 3, with the protein MAAPVACAFFFDAKTVGEPGVHSLGACALCTKPLARDSDIFMYKGDTPFCSDECRHEQMRLDAACARQAARAAARRQKHFSSGTGSGRAHRESWEVSVAS; encoded by the coding sequence ATGGCCGCACCGGTAGCCTGCGCCTTCTTTTTCGACGCCAAGACGGTCGGCGAGCCCGGCGTGCACTCCCTGGGCGCGTGCGCGCTCTGCACCAAGCCGCTGGCTCGGGACAGCGACATCTTCATGTACAAGGGAGACACGCCCTTCTGCAGCGACGAGTGCCGCCACGAGCAGATGCGGCTCGACGCCGCCTGCGCCAGGCAGGCGGCCAGGGCGGCCGCCCGGAGGCAGAAGCACTTCTCGTCGGGAACGGGGTCCGGACGCGCGCACCGGGAGTCCTGGGAGGTGTCCGTCGCCAGCTAG